A region of the Terriglobia bacterium genome:
AGCGCGTAACGCGACTCCGACAGCCGGTCGCGCGCCGATTCGAGGAGGACGCGCTCGCCCGCGCTTCCGGCTTCGGCGCACGACGCGGCGACCAGCGCGCCCCCGCCTCTCAGGACGAGGCGGAGGATCTCGCGGGCGAGCTCGGTTTGATCCGATCGGGCGAGCTCGCTCGAAACTCGGACGGCCGCCAGCGCGAACGCGTCGGTGGCTCGGAACGCGTCGAGTCTTCCGCCCGCACCGGTCTCGACCCCGGCGGGACGAAGCGCCCCCGGGGAGGTCAGAGGCTCCACCGGCGCCTCCACGGATCGAATCGCCAGACCCTGACCCGGGCCGTCGGCCCGTAGAGGACCACCGCGGCGAGCCCGTTCCTGCGGTCGGTGACGTAGAGCGTGCCGCTCGACGCGCTCCCCGCCGGCGAGAACGAGACCAGGTCGGAGCTTCCGAACTGAACCGGATCCGAGGTCTCGTCCACTCGCGCGCTCCCGGGCGGGACCTCGGGGAACGGCCCTCCGGGCGGAACCCCCGGCGTCGCCTTCTCGACGTCGTCCTCCAGCCGGTGCGGGCCGGAGACGGTCCGGTCCACGCCGCTCCTGACCTCCGCGGTTCTGAGACCGTTGCCGTTCCCGTCCTCGACTTCGAAGTACACCCAGTCCCGTCCGCGACGCTCGAACAGGAGCCCGCGGTAACGCCGGAGCGCGACGCTCTTGAACCGGAGCGCGCTGAAGGTCGTCGCCATCTCCCGGGCGCCCGCCTCGGCTCGCGCGGACGACAGCAGGTCGGCCCCCGCGGGAACCGCGACGATCGCGGCCGCGGCGAGGATCGCGACCACCACGAGGATCTCGGCGAGCGTCGTGCCGGCGTCGGTGCGCATGGCCTCGGACCTAGGGGGGCGGGACGCGACGGAACGGGACGCCCCGCGCGGTGCTTAAGCCGCGCGGGGCGGCGGTCAGCGTGCCTTCGCCGGACCGGCGGTCAGGTACGGCTTCAGGCGCTGAATCGACTTCTCGCCGATGCCGCGGACCTTGACGAGGTCGTCGACCTCGCCGAACGGGCCGTTCTTCTCCCGGAATTCGACGATCCTCTGCGCGAGCGCCTTGCCGATCCCCGGCACGGTCTCGAGCTGGGCCGCGGACGCGGTGTTGACGTCCACCGGTGCTGTGGGGACGGCCTTGGCCGCCGCGCTCCGCGAGGCAGCCGGCGGCGGCGCCGCGCGGGCCGGCGACGCGGCCGCGACGAGGAAGATGGAGAGGATCCCGGCGACGAGGCAACGGCTGGCAACGGGGTTGACGTGCATCGTGTCCTCCGTGAGTCGGGCCCGGCGAGCGCGCCGGACCGGCATCGCGGAAGACGGCAATCCACGTGCCACACCGAAAAGCGCGCAGGCGCGCGAGCGCGCGCCGAGGAGGGTCCGCCGGCGGACGCCGCGCCACGCGCCGGCGTCCGCGGGCGAGCGATCGGGTGGGCTCTACGAGGAGAAGAACGTCTTGATCACGTCGAAGTAGATGATCACGCCGAAGAACAGGAGGAGGAAAGCGAGCCCCGCCTGCATGACCCGCTCCTTCACGATCTCCGACAGATCCCGGCGGATGATCCCCTCGACGCACAGGATCAGGAGGTGGCCGCCGTCGAGCACCGGGATCGGCAGCAGGTTGAGGATCCCCAGCTGCAGGCTGACGAACGCGAGAAAGGCGAGGAACGACTCGAGGCGCTTCACCGCTTCCCGGGAGACCCGCGCGATCTCGATCGGCCCGGAGAACGCGCGCATCGAGATCTCCCGGCGCACGAGCTTCCGGAGCGTCTTGAAGAGGGTCTTCGACAGCTCCAGGTTCACCCGCACCGACTCGGCAGCGGCCCCCAGCGGGCCGTAGGTCAGGTGGACGAGCCCCGAGGTCTTGAACACGACCCCCACGACGCCGCGCCCCCCGTCCGAGCGCGGGGTGACCCTGAGATCCAGGACCTGCCGGTCCCGCCCGATCTTGAGCGCGACCTCTCGACCCGCGCTCGCCGTGAGGATCGCGCGGAGGCGAACCTCGTCGATCGGCTCCTGGCCGTCCGCACCGAGCACCCTGTCCCCGGGGACGATGCCCGCTCTCTCCGCCGGAAAGCCGCTCATCACCATGTCGATCACCGGCTGACCGGGGTTCTCCGCGATCAGGCGCCATCCCGGGTCGCCGAGGTGGTAGCGCGGGTCCGATCCGGTGTTCATGGTCAGTTCGAGCCGCTCCTTGCCACGCTCCACGACCACCGGCTTCGAGGTGGAGGGAGACAGAAACACCTCGTCCCCCTCGGTCTGCGGGTCCCGCGCGTCCTTTCCGCCGATGCTCACCACGCGGTCTTCCACCTGGATTCCCGCGGCGGCCGCCGGCGAGCCGGGACGGACCTCCGCGACCACCGGGAAGGTCTTCGCGAACGGCCGGTCGTCCTTGCCGTAGGCCCAGATCACGACCCAGGTGACCAGCAGCGCGAGGATGAGGTTGAACACCGCGCCGGCGGCGAAGATCACGAGGCGCTGCCAGCGGGGCTTCGATTGGATCTCGCCGCCGGAGCCGGTGCGTTCCTCCGCCTCCTCTCCCGCGAGGCGGACGTAGCCGCCCAGGGGGATCGCGGAGACCCTGAAGTCGGTCCCGCGCCACGAGAAGCCCAACAGCCTGGGTCCGACCCCGAAGAACGAGAACACCGGTACGGCCACGCGGAACAGCCGGGCGAAGAGGAAATGTCCCAGCTCGTGCACGAACACGAGGATGCCGAGCACGAGGACGAACGACAGGACGATCTCGAGAAAACCGGTCACGATCGAGCCCTCAGGGGAAGCAGCAGCGCGGCCGTTTCGCGCGCCTTCGCGTCCGCCGCGACCAGGTCCTCGAGGCTCGAGGCCGGCTCGTTCTCGTGCCGGTCGAGCGCCTGGCGGACGATCGCGGGAAGATCGAGGAAGCCCGCGCGCCCCTCGAGGAAGGCAGAGACGGCCACCTCGTTGGCGGCGTTGAGCACGGCGGGGGCGGCGCCCCCGCGCTCGAGCGCGCGATAGGCCAGGGCGAGGCACGGGAACCGCTCGGGGTCCGGCGCCTCGAACTCGAGCGGGCCCGCCGACACCGGATCGAACGGAGGCAGCGAGGTCCGCCACCGCTCCGGCCAGGTCAGCGCGTATTGGATCGGATGCCGCATGTCGGTGACGCCCAGCTGCGCTTTGAACGAGCCGTCCACGAACTCGACCATCGAATGTACGACGCTCTTCGGGTGGATGACCACCCGGATCCTCTCGGCCGGGAGCCCGAAGAGCCAGTGCGCCTCGATGACCTCGAGTCCCTTGTTCATCAGCGTCGCGGAATCCACGGTGATCTTCGGTCCCATCTTCCAGGTCGGGTGCCGGAGCGCCTCCGCCGGCGTCACGTTCGCGAGCGACTCCAGAGGGCGGGTCCTGAACGGGCCGCCCGAGCCGGTGAGCCACAGCCGGCGGACCTCCCTCGGGTCCTCCCCCCGGAGACACTGGTGGACCGCGTTGTGCTCGCTGTCCACCGGCAGGATGGACGCGCCGGTCGCGCGCGCGCGGGCGGTGAGGAACTCTCCCGCGACGACCAGGGACTCCTTGTTCGCGAGGGCCACGTCGCGCCCGGCGTCCACCGCGGCCCACGTCGAGCGCAGTCCCGCGGCCCCCACGAGGGCCGAGACGACGAGGTCCGCCTCCGGATGGAGCGCGGCCTCGACGAGGCCGTCCGGACCCCGTACGACGGCACACCGGTCCCCGATGCGGCGGACGAGCTCCGCGGCCGCCGCATCGTCGGCCACGGCCACGAGCTTCGGCTCGAACCGGCGCACCTGCTCCTCGACCCGGTCCACGTTCCTCCCGGCCCCGAGCGCGATCACCCGGAACGCCTCGGGGAACGACGCGACCACGTCGAGGGCGCGGGTCCCGATGGACCCTGTCGAGCCTAGGACCACGATCCGCTTCACGGCGACGCCTCGAGGAAGATCCGATAGTAGTAGTAGAGCGCCGGCCCGGCCAGCAGCAGGCTGTCCACCCGGTCCAGGAAGCCGCCGTGTCCCGGCAGGAGCGCCGACGAGTCCTTCGCGCCGGCGGCCCGCTTGACCATGCTCTCCGCGAGGTCCCCGAGGACGCCGGCCGCCGACACGATCACCCCGAGGACGAGCGCGTGGCCGAGGGTCAGGCGCTGGTAGAACCAGAAGTGGGCCAGGAGCGCGCCGCCGATGCTCGCGAGGAGCCCCCCCGCCGCCCCCTCCCAGGTCTTCCGCGGCGACAGCACGGGGGCCATCGGCCGCCGCCCGACCGCGGAGCCGACGTAGAAGGCGGCGGTGTCCGAGCAGATCACGCACACGAGGAGAAGCAGCAAGGTGTCGGTGCCGTCCTCCCCCGGTCTCGCCCGAAGGCCGACGACGGTGCCGAGCGTCAGCCCGACGAACAGGACGGGGAACAGGGTGCTCGACGCGGTGCTCAGCATGGTCTCCGGGGTGTCGCGGCGCGCCAGCGCCGCCACGAGCGCGGCGGCGGTCGCCGCCACGAGCGGCACCGTCGGGGAGAACACGGGTCTTGTCTCGAGGAACGACCACGCGAGCGCCAGGGACGCCGCGATCCCGAGGAGCTTGAACGGCCGGTCCCCGCGGGTCTCGAGCAGGCGGTAACACTCCCAGGCCGCGAAGCCGATCCCCACCGCCATCAGCGCGAAGAACGCGGCCGGGGATGTCTTCTTGATGACGACCCAGAGGACGGCCATGAGGACGGCGGCCGTTAGAACCCGCTTCATGTCGCTCCGGGAGCCTCAGCCGCGCGCCGCCGCCGCGGAAGGCGACGGCTCGTGGCTGCCGATCCCCCCGTAGCGCCGTTCGCGCTGCTGGTAGTCGATCAGCGCCTCGAGGAGATGCCGGAA
Encoded here:
- a CDS encoding phosphatidate cytidylyltransferase — encoded protein: MKRVLTAAVLMAVLWVVIKKTSPAAFFALMAVGIGFAAWECYRLLETRGDRPFKLLGIAASLALAWSFLETRPVFSPTVPLVAATAAALVAALARRDTPETMLSTASSTLFPVLFVGLTLGTVVGLRARPGEDGTDTLLLLLVCVICSDTAAFYVGSAVGRRPMAPVLSPRKTWEGAAGGLLASIGGALLAHFWFYQRLTLGHALVLGVIVSAAGVLGDLAESMVKRAAGAKDSSALLPGHGGFLDRVDSLLLAGPALYYYYRIFLEASP
- a CDS encoding 1-deoxy-D-xylulose-5-phosphate reductoisomerase; the encoded protein is MKRIVVLGSTGSIGTRALDVVASFPEAFRVIALGAGRNVDRVEEQVRRFEPKLVAVADDAAAAELVRRIGDRCAVVRGPDGLVEAALHPEADLVVSALVGAAGLRSTWAAVDAGRDVALANKESLVVAGEFLTARARATGASILPVDSEHNAVHQCLRGEDPREVRRLWLTGSGGPFRTRPLESLANVTPAEALRHPTWKMGPKITVDSATLMNKGLEVIEAHWLFGLPAERIRVVIHPKSVVHSMVEFVDGSFKAQLGVTDMRHPIQYALTWPERWRTSLPPFDPVSAGPLEFEAPDPERFPCLALAYRALERGGAAPAVLNAANEVAVSAFLEGRAGFLDLPAIVRQALDRHENEPASSLEDLVAADAKARETAALLLPLRARS
- a CDS encoding helix-hairpin-helix domain-containing protein is translated as MHVNPVASRCLVAGILSIFLVAAASPARAAPPPAASRSAAAKAVPTAPVDVNTASAAQLETVPGIGKALAQRIVEFREKNGPFGEVDDLVKVRGIGEKSIQRLKPYLTAGPAKAR
- the rseP gene encoding RIP metalloprotease RseP, which gives rise to MTGFLEIVLSFVLVLGILVFVHELGHFLFARLFRVAVPVFSFFGVGPRLLGFSWRGTDFRVSAIPLGGYVRLAGEEAEERTGSGGEIQSKPRWQRLVIFAAGAVFNLILALLVTWVVIWAYGKDDRPFAKTFPVVAEVRPGSPAAAAGIQVEDRVVSIGGKDARDPQTEGDEVFLSPSTSKPVVVERGKERLELTMNTGSDPRYHLGDPGWRLIAENPGQPVIDMVMSGFPAERAGIVPGDRVLGADGQEPIDEVRLRAILTASAGREVALKIGRDRQVLDLRVTPRSDGGRGVVGVVFKTSGLVHLTYGPLGAAAESVRVNLELSKTLFKTLRKLVRREISMRAFSGPIEIARVSREAVKRLESFLAFLAFVSLQLGILNLLPIPVLDGGHLLILCVEGIIRRDLSEIVKERVMQAGLAFLLLFFGVIIYFDVIKTFFSS